In one Micromonospora polyrhachis genomic region, the following are encoded:
- a CDS encoding PH domain-containing protein, protein MSGSEVVRLRPQRIRVMCWSLAVAVVVVFSLIATSLTGPTGSGPATFQRGDQFAMIGLGLLVAIGILMVTRLRVEADAQGVRVRNVIGSYDVPWDEVRAVRFNRGSAWASLELVGEEQLNILALQAADKEHAVAGVRALRALHATHQQTVTPQAG, encoded by the coding sequence GTGAGCGGTTCCGAGGTGGTACGACTGCGTCCGCAGCGCATCCGGGTGATGTGCTGGTCCCTGGCGGTAGCCGTGGTGGTGGTGTTCAGTCTGATCGCCACCTCGTTGACCGGGCCGACCGGTAGCGGGCCGGCCACCTTCCAGCGGGGTGACCAGTTCGCCATGATCGGGCTGGGGTTGCTGGTCGCAATCGGGATCCTGATGGTGACCCGACTGCGGGTCGAGGCGGACGCCCAGGGTGTCCGGGTCCGCAACGTGATCGGCTCCTACGACGTGCCCTGGGACGAGGTCCGGGCGGTACGGTTCAACCGTGGTTCGGCCTGGGCCAGCCTGGAGCTGGTCGGTGAAGAGCAGTTGAACATCCTCGCGTTGCAGGCGGCCGACAAGGAGCACGCGGTGGCCGGGGTCCGGGCGCTACGCGCGTTGCACGCCACCCACCAGCAGACCGTCACGCCGCAGGCCGGCTAG
- the infC gene encoding translation initiation factor IF-3, whose amino-acid sequence MNEQIRAREVRLVGPEGEQVGIVPLERALQLAADVDLDLVEVAPMARPPVCKLMDFGKFKYESALKAREARRNQQQTVIKEMKLRPKIDPHDYETKKGHVVRFLKAGDKVKVTIMFRGREQSRPELGYRLLRRLESEISDLGYVEAAPKQDGRNMIMVLAPHRAVKASATAAKTGSPREREAGAVEVEAPPAEAAGPAGTTGE is encoded by the coding sequence GTGAACGAGCAGATCCGGGCACGAGAGGTCCGGCTGGTCGGCCCAGAGGGCGAGCAGGTGGGCATCGTCCCCCTGGAACGCGCTCTGCAGCTGGCCGCGGACGTCGACCTGGACCTGGTTGAGGTTGCGCCGATGGCGCGCCCGCCGGTGTGCAAACTCATGGACTTTGGCAAGTTCAAGTACGAGAGTGCACTCAAGGCGCGCGAAGCCAGGCGTAACCAGCAGCAGACCGTCATCAAGGAGATGAAACTCCGGCCGAAGATCGACCCGCACGACTACGAGACCAAGAAGGGTCACGTGGTGCGGTTCCTCAAGGCGGGTGACAAGGTCAAGGTGACGATCATGTTCCGCGGTCGCGAGCAGAGCCGGCCGGAGCTGGGCTACCGGCTTCTGCGGCGGCTCGAATCGGAGATCTCGGACCTTGGATACGTCGAGGCCGCACCGAAGCAGGACGGCCGAAACATGATCATGGTTCTGGCTCCGCATCGGGCCGTCAAGGCGTCCGCAACGGCCGCCAAGACGGGCTCGCCGCGTGAGCGGGAGGCCGGTGCCGTCGAGGTAGAGGCACCACCGGCCGAAGCGGCCGGACCCGCCGGGACCACCGGCGAGTAA
- the rpmI gene encoding 50S ribosomal protein L35 codes for MPKMKSHTGMGKRVKVTGRGKIVAEQAGKRHLLEGKPSTRTRRLTGTVEVAKADVKRIKKLLGR; via the coding sequence ATGCCGAAGATGAAGAGCCACACCGGAATGGGCAAGCGGGTCAAGGTGACCGGTCGTGGCAAGATCGTGGCGGAGCAGGCCGGCAAGCGCCACCTGCTGGAGGGCAAGCCCTCCACCCGCACCCGCCGGCTGACCGGCACGGTCGAGGTGGCCAAGGCCGATGTCAAGCGCATCAAGAAACTGCTTGGCCGCTGA
- the rplT gene encoding 50S ribosomal protein L20 encodes MARVKRAVNAQKKRRTLLETASGYRGQRSRLYRKAKEQVLHSMQYAYRDRRDRKGDFRQLWITRINAGARANGMTYNRLIQGLRLAGVEVDRKILADLAVTDEAAFAAIVEIARAAVAAEGTGGAAAQAA; translated from the coding sequence ATGGCACGCGTCAAGCGGGCTGTGAACGCCCAGAAGAAGCGCCGTACCCTGCTGGAGACCGCCAGCGGCTACCGGGGGCAGCGCTCCCGGCTTTACCGCAAGGCCAAGGAGCAGGTGCTGCACTCGATGCAGTACGCCTACCGGGACCGTCGCGACCGCAAGGGCGACTTCCGGCAGCTGTGGATCACCCGGATCAACGCGGGCGCCCGCGCCAACGGGATGACCTACAACCGGCTGATCCAGGGCCTGCGGCTGGCCGGTGTCGAGGTGGACCGGAAGATCCTGGCCGACCTCGCCGTCACCGACGAGGCGGCCTTCGCCGCCATCGTCGAGATCGCCCGTGCCGCCGTGGCGGCTGAGGGCACCGGTGGCGCGGCCGCTCAGGCCGCCTGA